The Streptomyces cynarae genome contains a region encoding:
- a CDS encoding acyl-CoA carboxylase subunit beta: MSEPEEIDIHTTAGKLADLQRRVQEATHAGSERAVEKQHAKGKLTARERIELLLDEDSFVELDEFARHRSTNFGLDKNRPYGDGVVTGYGTVDGRPVAVFSQDFTVFGGALGEVYGQKIVKVMDFALKTGCPVIGINDSGGARIQEGVASLGAYGEIFRRNTHASGVIPQISLVVGPCAGGAVYSPAITDFTIMVDQTSHMFITGPDVIKTVTGEDVGFEELGGARTHNSTSGVAHHMAGDEKDAIEYVKQLLSYLPSNNLSEPPAFPEEADLTVTEEDRELDTLVPDSANQPYDMHTVIEHVLDDGEFFETQPLFAPNILTGFGRVEGRPVGIVANQPMQFAGCLDIDASEKAARFVRTCDAFNVPVVTFVDVPGFLPGVGQEHEGIIRRGAKLIFAYAEATVPLITVITRKAFGGAYDVMGSKHLGADLNLAWPTAQIAVMGAQGAVNILHRRTIGEADDPETTRARLIQEYEDTLLNPYVAAERGYIDAVVMPSDTRRHIVRGLRQLRTKRESLPPKKHGNIPL, from the coding sequence ATGTCCGAGCCGGAAGAGATCGACATTCACACCACCGCGGGAAAGCTCGCGGACCTGCAGCGCCGCGTGCAGGAGGCGACGCACGCCGGCTCGGAGCGCGCGGTCGAGAAACAGCACGCGAAGGGCAAGCTGACGGCCCGTGAGCGCATCGAACTGCTGCTCGACGAGGACTCGTTCGTCGAGTTGGACGAGTTCGCCCGGCACCGCTCGACCAACTTCGGGCTCGATAAGAACCGCCCGTACGGAGACGGTGTCGTCACCGGCTACGGGACCGTGGACGGCCGCCCGGTCGCGGTCTTCTCCCAGGACTTCACGGTCTTCGGCGGGGCGCTGGGCGAGGTCTACGGACAGAAGATCGTCAAGGTGATGGACTTCGCCCTGAAGACCGGCTGCCCGGTCATCGGCATCAACGACTCCGGTGGCGCCCGGATCCAGGAAGGCGTCGCCTCGCTCGGCGCGTACGGGGAGATCTTCCGGCGCAACACGCACGCCTCCGGTGTCATCCCGCAGATCTCACTCGTCGTGGGTCCGTGCGCGGGCGGTGCCGTCTACTCGCCGGCCATCACCGACTTCACGATCATGGTCGACCAGACCTCGCACATGTTCATCACCGGCCCGGACGTCATCAAGACGGTCACCGGCGAGGACGTCGGCTTCGAGGAGCTGGGCGGCGCCCGCACCCACAACTCCACCTCCGGCGTGGCCCACCACATGGCCGGGGACGAGAAGGACGCGATCGAGTACGTCAAGCAGCTGCTGTCGTACCTGCCGTCGAACAACCTCAGCGAGCCCCCGGCCTTCCCGGAGGAGGCGGACCTCACCGTCACCGAGGAGGACCGCGAGCTGGACACGCTGGTGCCGGACAGCGCGAACCAGCCGTACGACATGCACACGGTCATCGAGCACGTCCTGGACGACGGCGAGTTCTTCGAGACCCAGCCGTTGTTCGCGCCGAACATCCTCACCGGCTTCGGCCGGGTCGAGGGCCGCCCGGTGGGCATCGTCGCCAACCAGCCGATGCAGTTCGCCGGCTGCCTGGACATCGACGCCAGCGAGAAGGCCGCCCGTTTCGTGCGGACGTGCGACGCCTTCAATGTCCCGGTCGTCACCTTCGTCGACGTGCCCGGCTTCCTGCCCGGCGTCGGCCAGGAGCACGAGGGCATCATCCGCCGCGGCGCCAAGCTGATCTTCGCCTACGCCGAGGCCACCGTCCCGCTGATCACGGTGATCACCCGGAAGGCGTTCGGCGGCGCCTACGACGTCATGGGCTCCAAGCACCTGGGCGCCGACCTCAACCTCGCCTGGCCGACCGCCCAGATCGCCGTCATGGGCGCGCAGGGCGCCGTCAACATCCTGCACCGCCGCACGATCGGCGAGGCCGACGACCCGGAGACGACCCGGGCGCGGCTGATCCAGGAGTACGAGGACACGCTCCTCAACCCGTACGTCGCGGCCGAGCGCGGTTACATCGACGCGGTGGTCATGCCGTCGGACACCCGCCGCCACATCGTCCGCGGCCTGCGTCAGCTGCGCACGAAGCGGGAATCCCTTCCCCCGAAGAAGCACGGCAACATCCCTCTGTAA
- a CDS encoding biotin--[acetyl-CoA-carboxylase] ligase, which translates to MMPRDSSDADDRSNGAAGGGSRWSDLDRPPLNTAALRRGLVREGGLWTGVDVVQRTGSTNSDLVARATAGQAAEGAVLVAEEQNAGRGRLDRVWTAPPRSGLFFSVLLNPAEVPVARWGWLPLLAGVAVATGLAQAAGVDTALKWPNDVLVTVGGEERKTGGILAERAGNAGVVIGIGINVTLRQAELPVPTAGSLALAGARTTDRDPLLRAVLRSLEDWYGRWRAADGDPTASGLQETYAAGSATLGRLVRAELPGNRSITGEAVAIDGDGRLVLATEEGMQEPVGAGDVVHLRSA; encoded by the coding sequence ATGATGCCGCGAGATTCCTCTGACGCTGACGACAGGTCGAACGGTGCCGCGGGTGGTGGCAGCCGCTGGTCCGACCTGGACCGCCCGCCCTTGAACACCGCCGCGCTGCGCCGGGGGTTGGTGCGCGAGGGCGGGCTGTGGACCGGGGTCGACGTGGTGCAGCGCACCGGGTCCACCAACTCCGACCTGGTCGCCCGCGCCACGGCCGGTCAGGCCGCCGAGGGCGCCGTGCTGGTCGCCGAGGAGCAGAACGCGGGACGCGGGCGGCTGGACCGGGTCTGGACGGCCCCGCCCCGCTCCGGGCTGTTCTTCTCGGTCCTGCTCAACCCGGCCGAGGTGCCCGTGGCCCGCTGGGGCTGGCTGCCGCTGCTGGCCGGAGTCGCCGTCGCGACCGGACTCGCGCAGGCGGCCGGCGTCGACACGGCACTCAAGTGGCCCAACGACGTGCTGGTCACCGTGGGCGGGGAGGAGCGCAAGACCGGCGGGATCCTCGCGGAGCGGGCCGGGAACGCGGGGGTCGTGATCGGCATCGGCATCAACGTCACCCTGCGCCAGGCCGAGCTGCCGGTGCCCACGGCGGGCTCCCTGGCCCTGGCGGGCGCCCGCACCACCGACCGCGACCCGCTGCTGCGTGCGGTACTGCGTTCCTTGGAGGACTGGTACGGCCGCTGGCGCGCGGCGGACGGCGACCCGACCGCGAGCGGTCTGCAGGAGACGTACGCGGCGGGCAGCGCGACCCTGGGCCGCCTGGTCCGCGCGGAACTCCCGGGCAACCGCTCGATCACGGGGGAGGCGGTGGCGATCGACGGTGACGGACGCCTCGTACTGGCGACGGAGGAAGGGATGCAGGAGCCGGTGGGTGCCGGAGATGTGGTGCACCTGCGGTCGGCCTGA
- a CDS encoding adenylate/guanylate cyclase domain-containing protein encodes MTVDDTGSGTGVHPAPDGEPGRDAHAESEENPLALRLEQLILGAERRYTPFQAARSAGVSMELASRFWRAMGFADIGQARALTEADVLALRRLAGLVEAGLLSEAMAVQVARSTGQTTARLAEWQIDSFLEGLTEPPEPGMTRTEVTYPLVELLLPELEEFLVYVWRRQLAAATGRVVQAADDEEMVDRRLAVGFADLVGFTRLTRRMEEEELGELVEAFETTAADLVAAHGGRLIKTLGDEVLYAADDAGIAAEIALRLIETMANDETMPELRVGIAFGTVTTRMGDVFGTTVNLASRLTSIAPRDAVLVDHDFAEELIRTAEAPASETEAAEAAAAAEKEGKEPPTYRFALQPMWQRPVRGLGVIEPWLLTRRDGPA; translated from the coding sequence GTGACCGTCGACGACACGGGCTCGGGCACGGGCGTACATCCCGCCCCCGACGGTGAACCGGGGCGCGACGCACACGCCGAGTCCGAGGAGAACCCCCTCGCGCTCCGCCTCGAGCAGCTCATCCTGGGGGCCGAGCGCCGCTACACCCCCTTCCAGGCGGCCCGCAGCGCGGGCGTCTCGATGGAACTGGCGTCCCGCTTCTGGCGGGCCATGGGCTTCGCCGACATAGGCCAGGCCAGGGCCCTGACCGAGGCCGACGTCCTCGCCCTGCGGCGCCTGGCCGGTCTCGTGGAGGCGGGACTGCTCAGTGAGGCCATGGCCGTACAGGTGGCCCGCTCCACCGGGCAGACCACCGCCCGCCTGGCCGAGTGGCAGATCGACTCCTTCCTGGAGGGCCTGACCGAGCCGCCCGAGCCCGGCATGACCCGCACCGAGGTGACGTACCCGCTGGTCGAGCTGCTCCTGCCGGAACTGGAGGAGTTCCTCGTCTACGTCTGGCGGCGCCAGCTCGCCGCCGCCACCGGCCGGGTGGTGCAGGCCGCGGACGACGAGGAGATGGTCGACCGCCGCCTCGCCGTCGGCTTCGCGGACCTGGTCGGCTTCACCCGCCTGACGCGCCGCATGGAGGAGGAGGAGCTCGGCGAACTCGTCGAGGCGTTCGAGACCACCGCCGCCGACCTGGTCGCCGCGCACGGCGGCCGGCTCATCAAGACGCTCGGCGACGAGGTGCTGTACGCGGCGGACGACGCCGGTATCGCCGCGGAGATCGCCCTGCGCCTGATCGAGACCATGGCGAACGACGAGACCATGCCGGAGCTGCGGGTCGGCATCGCCTTCGGCACGGTCACCACCCGGATGGGCGATGTCTTCGGTACGACGGTGAACCTGGCGAGCCGGCTCACCTCGATAGCGCCCCGCGACGCCGTCCTGGTGGATCACGACTTCGCGGAGGAGCTGATCCGCACGGCAGAGGCCCCAGCCTCCGAGACGGAGGCCGCGGAGGCGGCGGCCGCCGCCGAGAAGGAGGGCAAGGAGCCGCCCACCTACCGCTTCGCTCTCCAGCCGATGTGGCAGCGGCCGGTGCGCGGTCTCGGCGTGATCGAGCCGTGGCTGCTGACCCGGCGTGACGGGCCGGCGTAG
- a CDS encoding enoyl-CoA hydratase/isomerase family protein yields MAEQGDERRFGEYVVVRRHGYVAELALDRPKAMNAVSTDMARSIAAACAHLAADRDARVTVVTSTHERAFCVGADLKERNSFTDADLMRQRPLARAAYTGVLELPMPTIAAVHGFALGGGFELALSCDLIVADSTAVVGLPEVSVGVIPGGGGTQLLPRRVGAARAAELIFTARRLEAAEARELGLVDDLVPEGRDREEALALAARIAANSPVGLRAAKRALRLGHGLDLRTGLEVEDAAWRSVAFSGDRAEGVAAFNDKRTPQWPGE; encoded by the coding sequence ATGGCGGAGCAGGGGGACGAGCGGCGGTTCGGCGAGTACGTCGTCGTACGGCGGCACGGGTATGTCGCGGAGCTGGCGCTGGACCGGCCCAAGGCGATGAACGCGGTGTCCACGGACATGGCCCGCTCGATCGCCGCCGCGTGCGCGCACCTCGCCGCCGACCGGGACGCCCGGGTGACGGTGGTGACGTCGACGCACGAGCGGGCGTTCTGCGTCGGCGCGGACCTGAAGGAGCGCAACTCCTTCACGGACGCCGACCTGATGCGCCAGCGCCCCCTCGCCCGCGCCGCCTACACCGGCGTCCTGGAGCTGCCGATGCCGACGATCGCCGCCGTGCACGGCTTCGCGCTGGGCGGCGGCTTCGAGCTGGCCCTGTCGTGCGACCTGATCGTGGCGGACTCCACGGCGGTGGTGGGGCTGCCCGAGGTGTCCGTGGGGGTCATCCCCGGTGGGGGCGGTACGCAACTGCTGCCCCGCCGCGTGGGCGCCGCGCGCGCCGCGGAACTGATCTTCACGGCCCGGCGCCTGGAGGCGGCCGAGGCGCGGGAGCTGGGCCTCGTCGACGACCTCGTACCGGAGGGCCGGGACCGTGAGGAGGCGCTCGCCCTCGCCGCCCGTATCGCCGCGAACTCCCCGGTCGGCCTGCGCGCCGCGAAGCGCGCCCTGCGGCTCGGCCACGGCCTGGACCTGCGCACCGGTCTGGAGGTCGAGGACGCGGCATGGCGCTCGGTGGCGTTCTCCGGCGACCGCGCGGAAGGCGTGGCCGCCTTCAACGACAAGCGCACGCCGCAGTGGCCGGGGGAGTAA
- the hutH gene encoding histidine ammonia-lyase gives MHTVVVGTSGVTASDVLAVARADARIELSEEALTALAAARGIVDALAAKPDPVYGVSTGFGALATRHISQELRTQLQRNIVRSHAAGMGPRVEREVVRALMFLRLKTVCSGHTGVRPEVAQTMADILNAGITPVVHEYGSLGCSGDLAPLSHCALTLMGEGEAEGPDGVVRPAAELLAEHGIAPVELREKEGLALLNGTDGMLGMLLMALADLDTLYKSADITAALSLEALLGTDKVLAPELHAIRPHPGQGASAANMLAVLKDSGLTGHHQDDAPRVQDAYSVRCAPQVAGAGRDTLAHARLVAERELASAVDNPVVLPDGRVESNGNFHGAPVAYVLDFLAIAAADLASIAERRTDRLLDKNRSHGLPPFLADDAGVDSGLMIAQYTQAALVSEMKRLAVPASADSIPSSAMQEDHVSMGWSAARKLRTAVDNLTRVLAVELYAATRAIELREGLTPAPASQAAITALRKAGAEGPGPDRFLAPDLAAADAFLRDGRLLTAVESVTGPLA, from the coding sequence ATGCACACTGTGGTGGTGGGGACGTCCGGGGTGACCGCGTCCGACGTTCTCGCCGTGGCGCGCGCGGACGCCCGGATCGAGCTTTCCGAGGAAGCCCTGACGGCCCTGGCGGCGGCCCGCGGGATCGTGGACGCACTGGCCGCGAAGCCGGACCCCGTCTACGGGGTCAGCACCGGCTTCGGCGCGCTGGCGACCCGGCACATCAGCCAGGAGCTGCGCACCCAGCTGCAGCGCAACATCGTCCGCTCGCACGCGGCCGGCATGGGCCCCCGGGTGGAGCGGGAGGTCGTGCGCGCGCTGATGTTCCTGCGGCTGAAGACGGTCTGCTCCGGACACACCGGCGTGCGCCCCGAGGTCGCGCAGACCATGGCCGACATCCTCAACGCCGGCATCACCCCGGTCGTGCACGAGTACGGCTCGCTCGGCTGCTCCGGCGACCTGGCCCCGCTGTCCCACTGTGCGCTGACCCTCATGGGCGAGGGCGAGGCCGAGGGCCCCGACGGCGTCGTACGCCCCGCCGCCGAACTCCTCGCCGAGCACGGCATCGCCCCCGTCGAGCTGCGCGAGAAGGAGGGCCTTGCGCTCCTCAACGGCACCGACGGCATGCTCGGCATGCTGCTCATGGCCCTCGCCGACCTGGACACCCTCTACAAGTCGGCCGACATCACGGCCGCGCTCTCCCTGGAGGCGCTGCTCGGCACGGACAAGGTCCTCGCGCCGGAGCTGCACGCCATCCGCCCGCACCCCGGGCAGGGCGCGTCGGCCGCCAACATGCTGGCCGTGCTGAAGGACTCGGGTCTGACGGGCCACCACCAGGACGACGCGCCGCGCGTCCAGGACGCCTACTCGGTGCGGTGCGCCCCCCAGGTCGCGGGCGCCGGACGGGACACGCTGGCCCATGCCCGCCTGGTCGCCGAGCGCGAGCTGGCCTCGGCCGTCGACAACCCGGTGGTCCTTCCCGACGGGCGTGTCGAGTCCAACGGCAACTTCCACGGCGCGCCGGTGGCGTACGTGCTGGACTTCCTCGCCATCGCGGCGGCGGACCTGGCATCCATCGCCGAGCGCCGCACGGACCGGCTGCTCGACAAGAACCGCTCGCACGGCTTGCCGCCGTTCCTCGCGGACGACGCGGGCGTCGACTCGGGCCTGATGATCGCCCAGTACACGCAGGCGGCGCTGGTCAGCGAGATGAAGCGGCTCGCCGTACCGGCCTCGGCCGACTCGATCCCGTCCTCCGCGATGCAGGAGGACCACGTCTCCATGGGCTGGTCGGCCGCCCGCAAGCTGCGCACGGCGGTGGACAACCTGACCCGTGTCCTCGCGGTCGAGCTGTACGCGGCGACCCGCGCCATCGAACTGCGCGAGGGCCTGACCCCGGCCCCCGCCAGCCAGGCGGCGATCACCGCCCTGCGCAAGGCGGGCGCCGAGGGCCCCGGCCCGGACCGGTTCCTGGCCCCGGACCTCGCGGCGGCGGACGCGTTCCTGCGCGACGGCCGTCTGCTCACGGCGGTGGAGTCGGTCACGGGACCGCTGGCCTGA
- a CDS encoding ABC transporter permease yields the protein MSAVWRASRAAVRRRRLQTAVIGVVVLVSSTALVVALGLLDVASGPFDRLFAQAHGAHVVATFDAAKVSRAELARTAHRPGVRAAAGPFPEAVVEVPPSATSQIPGVAPGGPLTLVGRAAPGGPVDRLDLFAGHWATGSGQLVLALPDAPGLAKGPHSPVGKRIRLPGLAPLTVVGLAAGVSGTAQAWVAPQQIEALHPATYQMLYRFERAATADQITAGTAAVTAGLPSGSLVAHQSYLTLKAQVAASPNAFVPFLMAFGILGLLVAVLIVGNVVSGAVVSGFRHIGVLKSLGFTPGQVVAVYLVMVCVPATAGALAGTALGAVVAQPLLHQVFQGADLGTVMVTPAIASWVYATTALGMPAVVLLAALIPALRAHRLPAARAISAGSAPSGARGSTIQRWLAGVRLPRSVTLGLGLPFARPGRALLTVCAVLLGVATVTFATGLSATMVSYGDAVEGVGKVQVLVQRGEARFGQTDPRHGDAATQTLLRSLPHAADVSAVGFADVRMLGQSQDVSIEGARGGRSVLQDDLARGRWMRARGEVVASGRFLSKYGLRLGDSFTLAAADGRQERATLVGEVMSGPADWMRADWTTVTALMPDAQADQYWVRLTPGADVGAYVKAVRAADPGLYPSEKTSVNAGTVTVISSASALTLMLSVVAAMGVFNTVVLSSRERRRDLGTLKSIGMAPRQVTAMLVVSMAGLGLLGGLLGLPLGVAAYRLVIPMTEHSAHLAFPARMLNVWHPGSMALLALAGVAIAALGAVIPARAAARQTIARVLRTE from the coding sequence ATGAGCGCGGTGTGGCGGGCCTCGCGTGCGGCCGTGCGCCGCCGCCGGCTGCAGACCGCCGTGATCGGGGTGGTGGTCCTCGTCTCCAGCACGGCCCTCGTGGTCGCCCTCGGCCTGCTGGACGTCGCGTCCGGGCCGTTCGACCGGCTCTTCGCCCAGGCGCACGGCGCGCACGTGGTGGCGACCTTCGACGCGGCGAAGGTCTCCCGTGCCGAGCTGGCACGGACCGCGCACCGTCCGGGCGTGCGCGCCGCGGCCGGGCCGTTCCCGGAGGCCGTGGTCGAGGTGCCGCCGAGTGCGACGTCCCAGATTCCCGGGGTGGCGCCCGGCGGCCCGCTGACCTTGGTGGGGCGGGCGGCCCCCGGTGGCCCGGTCGACCGGCTGGACCTCTTCGCCGGGCACTGGGCCACCGGCTCCGGCCAGCTCGTCCTGGCGTTGCCGGACGCACCCGGGCTGGCCAAGGGGCCGCACTCTCCGGTCGGCAAGCGGATCCGGCTGCCCGGCCTGGCACCGCTCACCGTGGTCGGCCTCGCCGCCGGCGTGAGCGGGACCGCGCAGGCATGGGTGGCCCCGCAACAGATCGAGGCCCTGCACCCCGCGACGTACCAGATGCTGTACCGGTTCGAACGGGCCGCCACGGCCGACCAGATCACCGCGGGCACCGCGGCGGTGACCGCCGGCCTGCCGTCCGGCTCGCTGGTCGCCCACCAGTCGTATCTGACGCTGAAGGCACAGGTGGCGGCCTCGCCCAACGCCTTCGTGCCCTTCCTCATGGCCTTCGGGATCCTCGGCCTGCTCGTGGCCGTGCTGATCGTGGGCAATGTGGTGAGCGGTGCCGTGGTGTCCGGCTTCCGGCACATCGGGGTGCTCAAGTCCCTGGGATTCACGCCGGGACAGGTCGTCGCGGTCTACCTGGTGATGGTCTGCGTCCCCGCGACGGCGGGCGCGCTGGCCGGCACGGCTCTGGGCGCCGTGGTGGCACAGCCGCTGCTGCACCAGGTCTTCCAGGGTGCGGACCTCGGCACGGTGATGGTCACTCCGGCGATCGCCTCCTGGGTGTACGCGACCACGGCGCTCGGCATGCCCGCGGTGGTGCTGCTGGCGGCGCTGATCCCGGCGCTTCGCGCGCACCGGCTCCCCGCGGCACGTGCGATCAGCGCGGGCAGCGCACCCAGTGGCGCACGGGGGTCGACGATCCAGCGATGGCTGGCCGGGGTGCGGCTGCCGCGCTCGGTGACGCTGGGCCTCGGCCTGCCCTTCGCCCGGCCCGGACGGGCGCTGCTCACCGTCTGCGCGGTACTGCTCGGGGTGGCGACGGTGACCTTCGCCACCGGTCTGTCGGCCACCATGGTCTCCTACGGCGACGCCGTCGAGGGTGTCGGAAAGGTGCAGGTGCTCGTCCAGCGCGGGGAAGCCAGGTTCGGGCAGACGGACCCGCGGCACGGCGACGCCGCGACCCAGACGCTGTTGCGCTCTCTGCCGCACGCGGCCGATGTGTCCGCCGTGGGCTTCGCCGACGTGCGGATGCTCGGACAGAGCCAGGACGTGTCGATCGAGGGGGCGCGCGGGGGGCGCTCCGTACTCCAGGACGACCTGGCCAGGGGCCGGTGGATGCGGGCGCGCGGAGAGGTGGTGGCCTCCGGCAGGTTCCTGTCCAAGTACGGTCTGCGTCTCGGCGACTCGTTCACGCTGGCCGCGGCGGACGGCCGACAGGAGCGTGCGACCCTGGTCGGGGAGGTCATGTCCGGGCCTGCGGACTGGATGCGCGCGGACTGGACGACGGTGACCGCCCTGATGCCGGATGCGCAGGCCGACCAGTACTGGGTGCGGCTCACCCCCGGAGCCGATGTGGGCGCCTATGTGAAGGCCGTTCGGGCCGCCGATCCCGGCCTGTACCCGAGCGAGAAGACGTCGGTGAACGCCGGGACGGTGACCGTGATCAGTTCCGCGTCCGCGCTGACCCTGATGCTGTCGGTGGTCGCCGCGATGGGGGTGTTCAACACGGTCGTGCTGAGCAGCCGGGAGCGGCGGCGCGACCTGGGGACGCTGAAGTCGATCGGCATGGCACCACGGCAGGTCACGGCGATGCTGGTGGTGTCCATGGCCGGGCTCGGCCTGCTCGGCGGGCTCCTGGGTCTGCCGCTGGGAGTCGCGGCCTACCGTCTGGTGATCCCGATGACCGAGCACAGCGCCCATCTCGCCTTCCCGGCACGGATGCTGAACGTGTGGCACCCGGGCTCGATGGCCCTGCTCGCCCTGGCCGGGGTGGCGATCGCCGCACTGGGCGCGGTGATACCGGCGCGGGCGGCGGCCCGGCAGACCATCGCCCGGGTCCTGCGCACCGAGTGA
- a CDS encoding ABC transporter ATP-binding protein, which translates to MTTEDISGAAPGADSAGVRDRAVVRVGGLRKEYGDTVALDGVSLEIGAGEAVAVMGPSGCGKSTLLNMIAGLDRPSAGSVHVHGEDLGGMSETALALFRRRRVGMIFQFFNLIDDLPAIDNVALAAQLTGTPARQARRRALELLNELGIADRQNVYPAALSGGERQRVAVARALMNRPALLLADEPTGALDSHAGEQVMDLLIDLNELGQTLLLVTHDQRLATRCAGRLVTMADGRITGERTLERSA; encoded by the coding sequence ATGACCACCGAAGACATCAGCGGCGCAGCCCCCGGGGCCGATTCGGCCGGCGTGCGTGACCGGGCAGTCGTCCGGGTGGGCGGCCTGCGCAAGGAGTACGGCGACACGGTCGCCCTGGACGGGGTGTCTCTGGAGATCGGCGCCGGGGAGGCGGTGGCGGTGATGGGTCCGTCCGGCTGCGGCAAGTCCACCCTGCTCAACATGATCGCCGGGCTGGACCGGCCGAGCGCCGGCTCCGTGCACGTACACGGCGAGGACCTGGGCGGGATGAGCGAGACCGCTCTGGCGCTCTTCCGGCGCCGCCGGGTCGGCATGATCTTCCAGTTCTTCAACCTCATCGACGACCTGCCCGCGATCGACAACGTCGCCTTGGCCGCCCAGCTCACCGGAACGCCGGCCCGACAGGCCCGGCGCCGGGCGCTGGAGCTGCTGAACGAACTCGGCATCGCCGACCGCCAGAACGTCTACCCCGCCGCGCTCAGCGGCGGCGAGCGACAGCGGGTGGCGGTGGCCCGTGCGCTGATGAACCGCCCCGCGCTGCTGCTGGCGGACGAGCCGACCGGCGCCCTGGACAGCCACGCGGGCGAGCAGGTGATGGACCTTCTCATCGACCTCAACGAACTGGGCCAGACCCTGCTGCTGGTGACCCACGACCAGCGGCTGGCCACGCGCTGCGCCGGCCGCCTGGTGACGATGGCGGACGGTCGGATCACCGGCGAGCGGACCCTGGAGCGGTCGGCATGA
- a CDS encoding sensor histidine kinase has protein sequence MDDVWTSGTGRLLIALAAVSLAVAGGSAVLLVRARRRHAKVLEDRRRLLEREREAAARTAVAAERARIARELHDIVSHKVSLMVVQASAAREVLASLPGEAETALRAVEGAGRDAMTELRHLLGLLAPSPDGDDADDDRAGRYGEGDLSGLAPQPSLSHLGTLVDRIAFAGLPVEVRISGEPRPLPPGIDVTAYRIVQEALTNALKYGDGGRAAVTVRYADHSLRVEVLNSGPSVLSADQAGTGAGPGTRKREGDGAGRGLIGLRERVAVYGGHFDARRRIGGGYRVRARIPLERP, from the coding sequence ATGGACGACGTGTGGACATCGGGGACGGGTCGGCTGCTCATCGCCCTCGCGGCGGTGAGCCTGGCGGTGGCCGGGGGCAGCGCCGTGCTGCTGGTGCGCGCCCGCCGCCGTCACGCCAAGGTCCTGGAGGACCGGCGCCGGCTGCTGGAGCGCGAACGGGAGGCCGCCGCCCGCACGGCGGTGGCGGCCGAGCGCGCCCGCATCGCCCGCGAGCTGCACGACATCGTCAGCCACAAGGTCAGCCTGATGGTCGTGCAGGCGAGCGCCGCCCGCGAGGTGCTGGCCAGCCTGCCGGGCGAGGCGGAGACCGCACTACGGGCGGTGGAGGGCGCCGGGCGCGACGCGATGACCGAACTGCGCCACCTGCTGGGACTGCTGGCGCCGTCGCCCGACGGCGACGACGCTGACGACGACCGGGCCGGGCGGTACGGCGAAGGAGACCTCTCCGGGCTCGCACCACAACCGAGTCTGAGCCACCTGGGCACCCTCGTCGACCGGATCGCCTTCGCCGGCCTGCCGGTCGAGGTGCGCATCTCCGGTGAACCGCGCCCGCTGCCGCCCGGCATCGACGTCACCGCCTACCGGATCGTCCAGGAGGCGCTGACCAACGCCCTCAAGTACGGCGACGGCGGCAGGGCGGCGGTGACGGTGCGTTATGCCGACCACAGTCTGCGGGTCGAGGTGCTCAACAGCGGACCGAGCGTGCTCTCCGCCGATCAGGCGGGCACCGGTGCCGGACCGGGCACCCGCAAGCGCGAGGGCGACGGAGCGGGGCGGGGCCTGATCGGCCTGCGGGAGCGCGTCGCCGTCTACGGAGGCCACTTCGACGCCCGGCGCCGCATCGGCGGTGGGTACCGTGTCCGCGCCCGCATCCCCCTGGAACGCCCGTGA
- a CDS encoding response regulator transcription factor, which produces MADDEELIRTGFRLILTSRGIEVVGEAADGVQAVAEAERLRPEVVLMDIRMPDLDGLEAAKRILRLLPHCRVIMLTTFDLDRYVYAALAAGASGFLLKDVTAAHLAAAVRLVNTGDALLAPSITRRLVERYATAQEAGPAHRPATAAAAARTAAVHPDLAPLTPRELEVLTLMGRGLSNTELAETLTLSEATVKTHVARIFAKLALRDRAQAVVLAYETGLVAPGRATAD; this is translated from the coding sequence ATCGCCGACGACGAGGAGCTCATCCGAACCGGCTTCCGCCTCATCCTCACCTCACGCGGCATCGAGGTCGTCGGCGAGGCGGCGGACGGCGTGCAGGCCGTCGCGGAAGCCGAACGGCTGCGTCCGGAGGTGGTCCTGATGGACATCCGGATGCCCGACCTGGACGGCCTGGAAGCCGCCAAGCGCATCCTGCGGCTGCTCCCGCACTGCCGGGTCATCATGCTCACCACCTTCGACCTCGACCGCTACGTCTACGCGGCGCTCGCCGCCGGGGCGAGCGGCTTCCTGCTCAAGGACGTCACCGCCGCCCACCTCGCCGCAGCCGTGCGACTGGTGAACACCGGCGACGCGCTGCTCGCCCCCTCCATCACCCGTCGGCTGGTCGAGCGCTACGCGACCGCCCAGGAGGCCGGCCCGGCTCACCGCCCCGCCACCGCGGCGGCCGCCGCCCGCACGGCCGCGGTCCACCCCGACCTGGCTCCGCTGACCCCCCGTGAACTGGAGGTGCTGACCCTGATGGGCCGGGGCCTTTCGAACACCGAACTCGCCGAAACCCTCACCCTCAGCGAGGCCACCGTGAAGACCCACGTCGCCCGGATCTTCGCCAAACTCGCGCTCCGTGACCGCGCCCAGGCCGTCGTCCTCGCCTACGAGACGGGACTGGTCGCCCCGGGCCGCGCCACCGCCGACTGA